The genomic region CATCATCGACTCGGTGGCGGCGCTCGTGCCGCGCGCCGAGATCGAGGGCGAGATGGGCGACTCGCACGTCGGTCTGCAGGCCCGGCTGATGAGCCAGGCGCTGCGGAAGATCGCCGGTGCGCTGAACCAGTCGAACACCACCGCGATCTTCATCAACCAGCTGCGCGAGAAGATCGGTGTGATGTTCGGCTCGCCGGAGACCACCACCGGTGGCCGGGCGCTGAAGTTCTACGCCTCGGTCCGCCTGGACATCCGCCGGATCGAGACCCTGAAGGACGGCACCGAGGCGGTCGGCAACCGCACCCGGGTCAAGGTGGTCAAGAACAAGGTGGCCGCGCCGTTCAAGCAGGCCGAGTTCGACATCCTCTACGGCCACGGCATCAGCTGGGAGGGCGGCCTGATCGACATGGGTGTCGAGCACGGCTTCATCCGCAAGGCCGGTGCCTGGTACACCTACGAGGGCGACCAGCTGGGCCAGGGCAAGGAGAACGCCCGCAACTTCCTGCGGGACAACCCGGCGCTGGCCGAGGAGATCGAGAAGAAGATCAAGGTCAAGCTCGGCATCGGCGTCGACCCCGACGCTCCGGCCGAGGGCGCCCCGGCTGCTGCCGCCGACGCTGCGGACGGCGCGGTCAAGCCGATCACCGCCACCGCTGCCAAGGCCGCGCCGGCCAAGAAGACAGCGGCGGCCAAGGCCTGAGCAGCACATGAGCGCTGACAGGGGTTCGGGCGGGGGGGAGCGCCCGGACTGGGTGGTCGATGTCAAGGGCGAGGAGGAGGGGGAGCGCCCGGATTGGGTCGTGGACGCGAGGGGCTCGGCCGCAGGGGGGCCGGGCGCCGGCGGTCCAGCCGCGAGCAGCACAGGCGCGAGCAGTTTGCGGGCGAGCAGTTCGGGCGCGAGCAGTTTGCGGGCGGGCAGCCCAGCCGTGAGCAG from Kitasatospora azatica KCTC 9699 harbors:
- the recA gene encoding recombinase RecA — translated: MAGTDREKALETALAQIERQFGKGSVMRLGDQSRAPIDVIPTGSTALDVALGVGGLPRGRVIEIYGPESSGKTTLTLHAAASAQKLGGTVAFVDAEHALDPEYARKLGVDTDALLVSQPDTGEQALEITDMLIRSGAIDLIIIDSVAALVPRAEIEGEMGDSHVGLQARLMSQALRKIAGALNQSNTTAIFINQLREKIGVMFGSPETTTGGRALKFYASVRLDIRRIETLKDGTEAVGNRTRVKVVKNKVAAPFKQAEFDILYGHGISWEGGLIDMGVEHGFIRKAGAWYTYEGDQLGQGKENARNFLRDNPALAEEIEKKIKVKLGIGVDPDAPAEGAPAAAADAADGAVKPITATAAKAAPAKKTAAAKA